The DNA region AACATGAAGAGAAGTTGACCAAAGAAGAACAGCAGCAGTTTGAACAACTTTCCTCCAAGCTGGCCCCGTACTTTGAGAAAATTAACAGTCATTAAAAGGAACCGTTTCTGTATAATACCACTGGCTCTTGTTTGGGGTGCTTGCACCTCATGTGATTACGTTCTCAGCAGATGATTTTAATCCACCAGTATTCCTCATTTAACGTATACTTCGGATGAATAAAAAGGGATCTGAAATTACAGAAATAAGAATATATATCCCCCTTACATTACCAGTTTTTGTAACTGGTAATTTTTTTGTCTTGAGGAGCTTCTTCCTATCCATAATAAAGCGTTCTTTATGCTATGCTTAATTCAAATACTTGAGATACAGGAGACAAAGAATGCCTAAAATATTGATCGTGGACGATGAAGCAGATCTTCGCAAGCTGCTGACCGATTATTTTGAAATCAACGGATATTCCGTCATGACGGCCAAGGACAGCCGGGAAGCCCTAAGGAAAGTTGAACAGCAGCCTGATCTCATTTTGCTGGATATCAACATGCCTGAACAGAACGGTCTTCAATTGTGCGAGAAAATCCGGGAGTTTGTCACTTGCCCGATCTTATTTTTAACAGCTCGAATCGAAGATGCCGATAAAATTGCCGGATTTCGAGCTGGAGGCGATGACTATATCCTGAAACCTTTCAGCATTCGCGAACTGGGGGCCAGGGTCGAAGCGCATATACGCAGGGAGCAGCGAATCCAAAGCAAATCCTCGGTGAAGTTTAACGAGGATTTGGTAATTGACTATACGGCCCGGGAGCTTTATTACAGGGAAAGACGCATTCCTCTGGCCAAAAAGGAGTTCGACATTATCGAACTGCTGTCCATGCATCCCGGCATGGTGTTTGAAAAAGAACGCATGTACGACACGATATGGGGCATGGACAATCAAGGCGACAGCAGTGTGATCGCGGAGCATATCCGGCGTATTCGCTCCAAATTAAAGGAATACAGCTGCGATAACCGAATCGAGACCGTTTGGGGAGTCGGATACAAATGGCCAAGCTCATGAATAGGCTGCTGCTAAAGCGGTTTACCTTACTGCAATCTTTTATCCTATTGTGCGTGGTCACGCTCATTGTTGTGCTGGCCGTCATAACCATGGAGTTTGCTTGGGCGGAGAATCTGCGGCTGCGTTTCGGAGAGACGGATTGGGTGCTGCCTTCCCTGGTCACGGCGGTGCTGCTAACCGTGGCCGCTGGCATTGTCACCATG from Paenibacillus sp. JNUCC-31 includes:
- a CDS encoding response regulator transcription factor; amino-acid sequence: MPKILIVDDEADLRKLLTDYFEINGYSVMTAKDSREALRKVEQQPDLILLDINMPEQNGLQLCEKIREFVTCPILFLTARIEDADKIAGFRAGGDDYILKPFSIRELGARVEAHIRREQRIQSKSSVKFNEDLVIDYTARELYYRERRIPLAKKEFDIIELLSMHPGMVFEKERMYDTIWGMDNQGDSSVIAEHIRRIRSKLKEYSCDNRIETVWGVGYKWPSS